From a single Deinococcus apachensis DSM 19763 genomic region:
- a CDS encoding sensor histidine kinase encodes MTNPEPTPNPLVTDLQQRVQALEAELQTRQQQAMTLFSEAPAPYVLLNSQGRVQEVNAAGCALLGRSREVLLGKRLGGFLTPESQGSFDVLLQQVLDGGLKHRGEARVLHADDTPFDVLLDVDASIVDGAFQHFRLVMTDITAHQQVKQDLLDTTTAQERQLQEQAARIRALNQELEQIVATFLQQLHLPTARAMNFLGLLRQALGEQPEQVTAPLLKTERAVQAVIALLATLDRYMGLRSMRVRLQRVDLNKVLDQVIKEAQPQLVGRNLRITRDSLPTVQGDIQGLYLILNEYVSNAVKFTKEREAARVHVLARETETEYHIGVEDNGTGFNMRQKDRIFQLFGRLHSSRDYEGTGVGLMTVRRVCERFGGRAWGEGKVDQGSTFWFAWPKQPRLRE; translated from the coding sequence CCCGCTGGTCACGGACCTTCAGCAGCGTGTGCAGGCCCTGGAAGCGGAACTCCAGACCCGCCAGCAGCAGGCCATGACCCTGTTCAGCGAGGCCCCCGCCCCCTACGTCTTGCTGAACTCCCAGGGCCGCGTTCAGGAGGTCAACGCCGCTGGGTGCGCCCTGCTGGGCCGCAGCCGTGAGGTCCTGCTGGGCAAGCGGCTGGGCGGATTCCTCACCCCTGAGTCGCAAGGCTCCTTCGACGTGCTGCTCCAGCAGGTGTTGGACGGGGGCCTGAAGCACCGTGGGGAAGCCAGGGTGTTGCACGCGGATGACACCCCCTTTGACGTCCTGCTGGACGTCGACGCTTCCATCGTGGACGGGGCCTTCCAGCACTTCCGGCTGGTAATGACGGACATCACCGCCCACCAGCAGGTCAAACAGGACCTTTTGGACACCACCACGGCCCAGGAACGCCAGCTTCAGGAACAGGCCGCCCGGATTCGGGCACTGAACCAGGAACTGGAGCAGATCGTCGCCACCTTCCTCCAGCAACTCCACCTGCCCACCGCGCGGGCCATGAACTTCCTGGGACTGCTGCGCCAAGCCCTGGGGGAACAGCCGGAACAGGTCACCGCACCGCTGCTGAAGACGGAACGGGCCGTGCAGGCGGTCATCGCGCTGCTGGCTACCCTGGACCGCTACATGGGGCTGAGGAGCATGCGGGTCCGCCTTCAGCGCGTGGACCTGAACAAAGTGCTGGATCAGGTGATCAAGGAGGCCCAGCCTCAGCTGGTGGGGCGGAACCTTCGAATCACCAGGGACTCCCTGCCCACGGTGCAGGGCGACATCCAGGGCCTGTACCTGATCCTCAACGAGTACGTGTCGAACGCCGTGAAGTTCACCAAGGAGCGGGAGGCGGCGCGGGTGCATGTCCTGGCGCGGGAGACGGAGACAGAGTACCACATCGGGGTGGAGGACAACGGCACGGGCTTCAACATGCGCCAGAAGGACCGGATTTTCCAGCTGTTCGGGCGGCTGCACTCGTCCAGGGACTACGAGGGGACCGGGGTGGGCCTGATGACCGTGCGCCGGGTGTGTGAGCGCTTCGGGGGCCGGGCATGGGGGGAAGGCAAGGTGGATCAGGGGAGTACGTTCTGGTTCGCCTGGCCCAAGCAGCCCCGGCTGCGCGAGTAG
- a CDS encoding sensor histidine kinase, whose protein sequence is MPDVFTMLSARLQDVTESLASAQTEQAVFDVILHPAAQALNAHAATVLLTTGAHPQLHRVATVGEDEFLPSVWADALVDDDGPAADALGRHTPLLFEHDGDLARAYPTLEARTGATAPVAATAVLPMFLDERPLGVLVLDFTEPHVFTDEERRFLRILAAQCAIAIGRARLLRGLEAQVVARTTAERAERSRADTLAVLGDALLSAATPEEVARVTLAQLGPALDARGLVMVQLDGTQAHAPVWWGEVPSPLRSLLTPEGLPLSRLPLVAHVQACGAGCYLPDDAASLPAMRRLTRDAVGVEHVTLPDGTLAGLLMMWRAPEHRPWLPEERALLRRGAATLGLALDRAGTLATLRASEVAVRGQNTTLEAQSRALHAANAELDAFALSVSHDLRTPVRHMIGFLALLRRALGNGLDGNPQAARYLGVVEEAAARMNTLIDALLDLARTSRQALRLERVNLGALVEAVRTELAAETEVRKVTWVVGALPDVQADGELLRQVMLNLLSNAVKYTCGTPQARIEVTAEVRAEEWVVQARDNGAGFDPAHAGRLFGVFQRLHRQEEFEGTGVGLANVRRIVERHGGRVWAEGQPGEGAVFAFTLPRPQEEATEGPAVTALV, encoded by the coding sequence GTGCCCGACGTGTTTACGATGCTGAGCGCACGGTTACAGGACGTGACCGAATCGCTCGCCAGCGCCCAGACCGAACAGGCGGTGTTCGATGTCATCCTGCATCCCGCCGCGCAAGCGCTCAACGCGCACGCCGCCACCGTCCTGCTCACCACCGGTGCGCACCCGCAGCTCCACCGCGTCGCCACCGTCGGCGAGGACGAGTTCCTGCCGTCCGTATGGGCGGACGCCTTGGTCGACGACGACGGCCCCGCCGCGGACGCCCTGGGGCGGCACACACCCCTGCTCTTCGAGCACGACGGGGACCTGGCGCGTGCGTACCCGACCCTGGAGGCGCGCACCGGGGCGACGGCGCCGGTCGCGGCCACGGCGGTGCTGCCCATGTTCCTGGACGAGCGGCCGTTGGGCGTCCTGGTGCTGGACTTCACCGAGCCGCACGTCTTCACGGACGAGGAGCGGCGCTTCCTGCGCATCCTCGCGGCGCAGTGCGCCATTGCCATCGGCCGCGCGCGTCTGCTGCGCGGCCTGGAGGCGCAGGTGGTGGCGCGCACCACGGCGGAGCGGGCGGAGCGGTCCCGCGCGGACACCCTGGCCGTGCTGGGCGACGCGCTGCTGAGTGCGGCCACCCCGGAGGAGGTCGCCCGGGTGACGCTCGCGCAACTCGGTCCGGCGCTGGATGCGCGGGGGCTGGTGATGGTGCAGCTGGACGGTACCCAGGCGCACGCGCCCGTGTGGTGGGGTGAGGTGCCGTCCCCGTTGCGGTCGCTGCTCACCCCGGAGGGTCTGCCGCTGAGTCGCCTGCCGCTGGTCGCACACGTGCAGGCGTGCGGGGCCGGGTGCTACCTGCCGGACGATGCTGCCAGCCTGCCCGCCATGCGGCGACTCACACGTGACGCGGTGGGTGTGGAGCACGTCACGCTTCCAGACGGCACCCTGGCCGGGTTGCTCATGATGTGGCGCGCGCCGGAACACCGGCCATGGCTGCCCGAGGAACGGGCGCTGCTGCGGCGCGGCGCGGCCACCTTGGGGCTCGCCCTGGACCGCGCGGGCACCCTGGCGACGTTGCGGGCCAGCGAGGTGGCGGTGCGGGGGCAGAACACCACGCTGGAGGCGCAGTCGCGGGCGCTGCACGCGGCCAACGCGGAGTTGGACGCCTTCGCGCTGTCGGTGTCCCACGACCTGCGCACCCCGGTGCGCCACATGATCGGCTTCCTGGCGCTGCTGCGCCGCGCCCTGGGGAACGGGCTGGACGGCAACCCGCAGGCGGCGCGGTACCTGGGGGTGGTGGAGGAGGCCGCGGCGCGCATGAACACCCTGATTGACGCGCTGCTGGATTTGGCGCGGACCTCCCGGCAGGCGCTGCGCCTGGAACGGGTGAATCTGGGCGCACTGGTGGAGGCCGTGCGGACGGAGCTGGCGGCCGAGACCGAAGTGCGCAAGGTGACGTGGGTGGTGGGGGCGCTGCCGGACGTGCAGGCCGACGGGGAATTGCTGCGACAGGTGATGCTGAACCTGCTGTCGAACGCGGTGAAGTACACGTGCGGCACACCGCAGGCACGCATCGAGGTGACCGCGGAGGTGCGCGCGGAGGAATGGGTGGTGCAGGCGCGGGACAACGGGGCAGGCTTCGACCCGGCGCACGCGGGCCGCCTGTTCGGGGTATTCCAGCGGCTGCACCGCCAGGAGGAGTTCGAGGGGACTGGCGTGGGGCTCGCCAACGTGCGGCGCATCGTGGAACGCCACGGGGGGCGGGTGTGGGCCGAGGGGCAGCCGGGGGAGGGTGCAGTCTTCGCCTTTACCCTTCCGCGCCCGCAGGAAGAGGCGACCGAGGGACCCGCAGTCACCGCCCTCGTGTGA